The proteins below come from a single Nostoc sp. KVJ3 genomic window:
- a CDS encoding GUN4 domain-containing protein has product MLEKVKLLSAGIKNLAEDTKNQKQIIQQIIKELEVYEEIYEYQTRATKIRQEIAKIAETAINFEKTLQDYFHPFQSLIDEVVKVDENFYATVGDIKNLADNILQSQLNLFSHEEAETISENLLNFMVASYEKKERLKDAFIESQLLDWQAHIFDLSDDTISLEKAIYLISNYLSDEIADQKNILGIAEENIIDIKSLPIVEERDIKVLNNKDIIFTKEFKSSNSISYSELQNLLTQQMWKEADLETTKLMLQVMGKNYWNEVYKEDIDNFSCESFQTIDQFWKQYSHGYFGFSVQQAIWNEIGGQIDYETQKILGDRLGWRKEGNWLDYDQLTFKLSSTTPMGHLPAKWLHYDQYNFELYPNSLAEPISMGAWRVESWLVWQMHLFFSRVKVCNGTSP; this is encoded by the coding sequence ATGTTAGAAAAAGTAAAATTGCTTAGTGCAGGAATTAAAAATCTAGCAGAAGATACTAAAAATCAAAAGCAAATTATTCAGCAAATAATTAAAGAATTAGAGGTGTATGAAGAAATCTATGAATACCAAACAAGAGCTACAAAGATTCGTCAAGAAATAGCAAAAATAGCCGAAACTGCAATTAATTTTGAGAAAACTTTACAAGATTACTTTCATCCATTTCAATCTTTAATAGATGAGGTTGTCAAAGTAGATGAAAACTTTTATGCAACTGTCGGAGATATTAAAAATTTAGCAGATAATATTTTGCAGTCTCAGTTGAATTTATTTAGCCATGAAGAAGCTGAAACGATTTCTGAAAATCTGCTCAACTTTATGGTAGCAAGCTATGAAAAAAAGGAAAGATTGAAAGATGCTTTTATTGAATCTCAATTATTGGATTGGCAAGCCCATATTTTTGATTTAAGTGACGATACCATATCTTTAGAAAAAGCGATTTACTTAATATCTAATTATCTATCAGATGAAATTGCCGATCAAAAAAATATTTTAGGAATAGCGGAGGAAAATATTATTGATATCAAGTCTCTTCCTATTGTTGAAGAAAGAGATATTAAGGTACTGAATAATAAAGATATCATATTCACAAAAGAATTTAAAAGTAGTAATAGCATCAGTTATAGTGAACTGCAAAATCTCCTCACACAGCAGATGTGGAAAGAAGCTGATCTCGAAACCACTAAATTAATGCTACAAGTTATGGGGAAAAATTATTGGAATGAAGTCTATAAGGAAGATATTGATAACTTTTCTTGTGAATCTTTCCAAACTATCGATCAATTTTGGAAACAATATAGTCATGGTTATTTTGGCTTTAGTGTTCAGCAAGCTATCTGGAACGAAATAGGTGGTCAAATAGATTATGAAACACAAAAGATACTTGGCGATCGCCTTGGTTGGCGAAAAGAGGGAAATTGGTTAGATTATGACCAACTAACTTTTAAGTTGTCCTCGACAACACCAATGGGACACTTACCAGCTAAATGGTTACACTATGACCAATATAACTTTGAATTATACCCAAATTCCTTGGCTGAACCGATTTCAATGGGAGCATGGCGGGTGGAATCTTGGTTAGTTTGGCAGATGCACTTATTCTTTTCTCGTGTAAAAGTTTGTAATGGAACTTCACCATAA
- a CDS encoding patatin-like phospholipase family protein, with protein MNTKANPKYKILAIDGGGVRGIIPTILLAEIERRTQKPIFSLFDLIAGTSTGGILALGLTKPRLTSEISENLSVAQYSAEDLLQIYLEYGAEIFYEPFFERILGDLEDIFVQPKYSSEGREEILRQYFGNTLLENNLKEVFVTSYDIEQRIPVFFTNKIEKQQTESRSFRKLCTGFTIADAALATSATPTYFAPHRVSTSHNTKGFYTLVDGGLFANNPANLAIVEAQISRQDKKQVLNTEDILVVSLGTGSLTSVYPYDEVKKWGLLQWGRPLLNIVLDGGSEVVAGQLERLFEPNNKETKSSYYRFQTFLTEELEAIDNAKPENLRQLQAVGYRLIAEKNQEIDNLCSLLLE; from the coding sequence ATGAATACGAAAGCCAACCCCAAATATAAAATACTTGCTATTGATGGAGGTGGTGTTCGGGGTATTATCCCGACAATACTCTTAGCAGAAATAGAAAGGCGGACACAAAAGCCAATTTTTAGTTTGTTCGATTTAATTGCTGGCACTTCAACTGGAGGAATTCTAGCACTTGGACTAACTAAACCCCGATTAACTTCAGAAATATCTGAAAACTTGTCAGTTGCCCAATATAGTGCTGAGGATCTTCTGCAAATATATCTTGAGTATGGGGCAGAGATATTTTACGAGCCATTTTTTGAAAGAATACTGGGTGATTTGGAAGATATCTTTGTTCAGCCCAAATATTCTTCTGAGGGAAGAGAGGAAATTCTCAGGCAATACTTTGGAAATACCCTTCTAGAAAATAATCTCAAAGAAGTTTTTGTGACTAGCTACGATATTGAGCAGCGAATTCCCGTATTCTTTACAAACAAAATTGAAAAACAACAGACAGAATCTAGAAGCTTTCGCAAGTTATGTACAGGGTTTACGATCGCAGATGCGGCACTTGCAACTAGCGCGACTCCGACTTATTTTGCTCCCCATCGTGTTAGTACTTCTCATAATACCAAGGGCTTTTACACTTTAGTAGATGGAGGATTGTTTGCTAATAATCCAGCAAATTTAGCTATTGTAGAAGCGCAAATTAGTAGACAAGATAAAAAACAAGTCCTGAATACAGAAGATATTTTAGTAGTTTCATTAGGTACTGGTTCTTTGACAAGTGTCTACCCTTATGACGAAGTAAAAAAATGGGGACTCTTGCAATGGGGAAGACCTCTTTTAAATATTGTGCTTGATGGTGGTAGTGAAGTAGTAGCCGGACAATTAGAACGATTGTTTGAGCCTAATAACAAAGAAACGAAAAGTTCTTATTATCGGTTTCAAACATTCTTAACCGAAGAACTGGAAGCAATCGATAATGCCAAGCCGGAAAATCTTCGTCAGCTACAAGCTGTAGGCTATCGGCTGATTGCAGAAAAAAATCAAGAAATTGATAATTTGTGTAGTCTTTTATTAGAGTAA
- a CDS encoding CIA30 family protein — protein sequence MTDKNRSQWDLGRFIETLTYFEVIPFLNWVQQLIQGRPKDNQDRPNGGRNLSVILIAGATGGVGKRVVQRSLQQGYKVRAIVRDIDKARSILGHDIDLVVADITQPETLNSLVMADIQAVVCCTAVRVQPVEGDTADRAKYYQGIKFYQPEIVGDTPENVEYQGVKNLVQAAAKYLPQGNEKLIFDFTKPSAELKDNWGALDDVVMGGVSASNIQLVENTALFAGNVSTANSGGFASVRTKNFDPPFNLCDREGVKLRVKGDGQRYKIFLRTDTKWDGIGYSYSFDTVANTWIDVHIPFADLIPVFRAKVVKDAPPIEQRRICSFQLMLSKFEYDGALNPQFSPGGFTLQLESIKAYGGATLPQFILVSSAGVTRPGRPGINLDEEPPAVKLNDQLGGILTWKLKGEDSLRESGIPYTIIRPCALTEEPGSKELIFEQGDNIKGKISREDVAELCVQALKIAKACNVTFEVKQTDNTVNSIDWQRLFSNLVKDK from the coding sequence GTGACTGACAAAAATCGTTCTCAATGGGATTTAGGCAGGTTTATCGAAACCCTGACTTACTTTGAGGTAATTCCTTTCCTTAACTGGGTGCAGCAGTTAATCCAAGGTCGTCCGAAGGATAATCAAGATAGACCCAATGGAGGAAGAAATTTGAGTGTAATATTAATAGCAGGTGCAACAGGTGGTGTAGGTAAACGAGTAGTGCAGCGATCGCTCCAACAGGGTTATAAAGTTCGCGCAATAGTTCGAGACATTGACAAAGCACGGTCAATTCTTGGTCATGATATAGACTTAGTAGTTGCGGATATCACACAACCAGAAACTTTAAATTCTTTAGTTATGGCTGATATCCAAGCTGTTGTTTGTTGCACAGCAGTGCGCGTGCAACCAGTTGAGGGAGACACAGCAGATAGAGCAAAATATTATCAAGGTATTAAATTTTACCAACCAGAAATTGTTGGCGACACCCCAGAAAACGTTGAATATCAAGGTGTTAAAAATTTAGTTCAAGCGGCTGCAAAATATCTACCCCAAGGAAACGAAAAACTAATATTTGATTTCACAAAGCCATCAGCAGAATTAAAAGATAACTGGGGAGCGCTGGATGATGTTGTTATGGGTGGCGTAAGTGCGAGTAATATCCAATTAGTAGAAAATACAGCTTTGTTTGCTGGTAATGTCTCCACCGCTAACTCTGGCGGATTTGCTTCTGTCAGAACTAAAAATTTTGATCCGCCCTTCAACTTATGCGATCGCGAAGGTGTAAAATTGCGCGTCAAAGGTGACGGTCAGCGTTATAAAATCTTCCTACGGACAGATACTAAATGGGATGGTATTGGCTATAGCTATTCTTTTGACACAGTAGCTAATACCTGGATAGATGTTCACATTCCCTTTGCAGATTTGATTCCCGTTTTTCGGGCAAAAGTTGTTAAAGATGCGCCGCCGATTGAGCAGAGGAGAATTTGTTCATTCCAACTGATGTTGAGCAAATTTGAATATGATGGCGCTTTGAATCCCCAATTTTCTCCGGGTGGTTTTACTTTGCAGTTGGAATCGATTAAAGCTTACGGTGGTGCAACTTTACCACAATTTATTCTCGTTAGTTCAGCAGGTGTGACTCGTCCTGGTCGCCCTGGCATTAATTTAGATGAAGAACCGCCAGCAGTGAAATTAAATGACCAATTGGGAGGAATTTTAACTTGGAAGTTGAAAGGGGAAGATAGTTTAAGAGAAAGCGGAATTCCTTATACAATTATTAGACCTTGTGCTTTAACCGAGGAACCAGGCAGTAAGGAATTAATATTCGAGCAAGGCGATAATATTAAAGGCAAAATCAGCCGTGAGGATGTGGCAGAACTTTGCGTACAAGCGTTAAAAATAGCGAAAGCTTGTAATGTTACCTTTGAGGTGAAACAGACAGACAATACTGTTAACTCTATCGATTGGCAGAGGCTATTTTCTAACTTAGTAAAGGATAAATAA
- a CDS encoding alpha/beta fold hydrolase, translated as MPKIQVNGIDLFYDIKGTGEPLLLIAGFLCDHAYWSLIMPSLISQYQVIRLDNRGMGRSSAPKSQYSLKQMARDVAALLDHLAIDKVHLVGHSMGGQIAQELVLAHPEKVQSLMLLSSLAKGDGLFNSIIETWGELCDKVDLKLYEKVVLPWIFTDTFYSIPEMIEGLIEFAIRYPFPPATHSLYYHSQAILECDTTDRLQKIHCPTLVLVGKQDILTPLKFSQQLTQGIPNAELVVLDTGGHGFLIESPDTVISAMLNFLQKFKPGYTI; from the coding sequence ATGCCAAAGATTCAGGTTAACGGGATTGATTTATTCTACGACATTAAGGGAACAGGTGAGCCTTTGCTATTAATAGCTGGCTTCCTTTGCGATCATGCCTATTGGTCGTTGATTATGCCATCGCTGATTTCGCAGTATCAAGTTATTCGCTTAGACAACCGAGGCATGGGACGAAGTTCTGCTCCCAAGAGCCAGTATAGTCTGAAACAGATGGCTCGTGATGTTGCAGCATTGCTCGATCATCTTGCGATCGATAAGGTGCATTTAGTAGGTCATTCAATGGGTGGTCAAATAGCCCAAGAGTTAGTGTTAGCACATCCTGAAAAGGTGCAAAGTCTAATGCTACTTTCATCATTGGCAAAAGGTGATGGATTATTTAACAGCATCATTGAGACTTGGGGCGAACTCTGCGATAAGGTAGACCTGAAACTTTATGAAAAAGTCGTATTACCTTGGATATTTACAGATACCTTCTACTCGATTCCTGAAATGATCGAAGGTCTAATCGAATTTGCAATCAGATATCCTTTCCCCCCTGCAACTCATTCACTCTATTATCACAGCCAAGCCATACTTGAATGTGACACAACAGACCGCCTTCAAAAAATTCATTGTCCTACGCTAGTTCTAGTTGGTAAACAAGACATTCTCACCCCGCTAAAGTTTTCTCAACAACTTACTCAAGGCATTCCCAACGCTGAACTTGTAGTCCTCGATACTGGGGGTCATGGCTTCTTAATTGAGTCGCCGGATACTGTGATTTCAGCCATGCTTAATTTTCTACAGAAATTTAAACCAGGTTACACTATTTGA
- a CDS encoding carboxymuconolactone decarboxylase family protein produces the protein MTKLIEYEEASDEVRAVYDDIRTTRQNDYINNFWKAIANHPPTLQRTWQAVKEVMTSPGEIDPLMRELIYIAVSATNGCEYCIASHTAGARAKGMNDTMFGELMAIAATANMTNRLANGYQIPVDERFKM, from the coding sequence ATGACTAAACTGATTGAATACGAAGAAGCCAGCGATGAAGTACGCGCAGTATATGATGATATCCGCACCACCCGCCAGAATGACTATATCAATAACTTTTGGAAAGCCATAGCTAATCATCCCCCTACCTTGCAACGAACTTGGCAAGCGGTGAAGGAAGTGATGACTAGCCCCGGTGAGATCGATCCACTGATGCGAGAATTAATTTATATCGCCGTGAGTGCGACTAATGGCTGTGAGTATTGCATCGCTTCGCACACAGCAGGAGCGCGGGCTAAGGGGATGAATGATACCATGTTCGGGGAACTCATGGCGATCGCAGCCACTGCCAACATGACTAATCGCCTCGCCAACGGCTATCAAATTCCAGTAGACGAGAGATTTAAGATGTAA
- a CDS encoding TIGR02281 family clan AA aspartic protease: MNNVFKHGIKTMTLTAIALMPTVIFLAFSHQAIADDPGACYMVTSSGKTVGLERLCGNIAAPSDDKVFRVLIKRRFGGTPVIDVTFNDKKTFEMIVDTGASGTIITQSMANTLKLQATGTMQAQIADGSEVEFPTSKVKSIAAGGVTANNLQVAIAPKASIGLLGHDFFGSYDIKILEKEVEFHHR; this comes from the coding sequence ATGAATAACGTTTTTAAGCATGGCATTAAAACCATGACTTTAACTGCGATTGCACTAATGCCGACAGTGATATTTTTAGCATTCTCTCATCAGGCAATAGCTGACGATCCAGGAGCATGTTACATGGTAACTTCCTCTGGTAAAACCGTTGGATTAGAAAGACTTTGTGGCAATATAGCCGCACCTTCAGACGATAAAGTTTTTCGAGTCTTAATCAAACGCCGCTTTGGTGGAACTCCTGTGATTGACGTTACCTTCAATGATAAAAAAACCTTTGAAATGATTGTAGATACAGGTGCTAGCGGAACTATTATCACTCAAAGTATGGCGAATACACTTAAACTCCAGGCTACAGGTACAATGCAAGCTCAAATTGCTGATGGTAGTGAAGTAGAATTTCCAACCAGTAAGGTAAAATCTATTGCAGCAGGTGGAGTTACAGCCAATAATCTTCAGGTAGCGATCGCACCTAAAGCAAGTATCGGCTTACTGGGCCACGATTTCTTCGGCAGCTATGATATCAAAATTCTGGAGAAAGAGGTCGAATTTCATCATCGCTAA
- a CDS encoding nucleoside phosphorylase — protein MANQRFYHIGFGQDDLGSSPPSIALLSGDPERSHLIAQTYFQDVRLLSENRGLNSYMGYLSNGRSILSATSGIGGPSLSIVVNELIQVGIRQIIRIGTCGAIQPYIPVGSVVISSAALCRQGAAADIAPVEYPAAADPFLTVALVKAARELKVEHYIGITASVDTFYEGQERIDSANPNLMRSLHGITEEYRRLNILNYEMECGTLFKMAGVYNFAAAAICGVVAGRTTSENIILQQRDIAVKNAIAIAVYTAGNFESDN, from the coding sequence ATGGCAAATCAACGCTTTTATCACATTGGCTTTGGACAAGATGATTTAGGTTCATCGCCTCCCAGCATTGCCCTATTATCTGGCGATCCAGAGCGATCGCATTTAATTGCCCAAACTTATTTCCAAGATGTCCGCCTCTTGTCAGAAAATCGCGGTCTTAATAGCTACATGGGATACTTGTCAAATGGCCGCAGCATCTTATCAGCGACGAGTGGTATAGGTGGGCCTTCATTAAGTATTGTGGTAAATGAGTTGATACAAGTAGGAATCCGGCAAATTATTCGTATTGGAACTTGCGGAGCGATTCAACCTTATATACCAGTCGGTAGCGTCGTTATTAGTAGTGCAGCATTGTGTCGCCAGGGTGCAGCTGCTGACATTGCGCCTGTGGAATATCCAGCCGCAGCCGATCCGTTTCTGACAGTTGCTTTAGTTAAAGCCGCGCGAGAATTAAAGGTTGAACATTACATAGGAATTACGGCATCAGTTGATACTTTTTACGAAGGACAAGAACGCATAGATTCAGCGAATCCAAATTTAATGCGATCGCTGCATGGCATCACAGAAGAATATCGGCGCTTGAATATCTTGAATTATGAGATGGAATGTGGCACGCTATTTAAAATGGCTGGAGTGTATAATTTTGCCGCAGCAGCTATTTGCGGTGTAGTCGCTGGGCGTACTACGAGTGAAAATATCATTTTACAACAGAGGGATATTGCTGTGAAAAATGCGATCGCAATTGCTGTATATACAGCAGGAAACTTTGAATCAGATAATTAA